A segment of the Ignavibacteriota bacterium genome:
TGTGGAGTCAACTTCGTGCCGTAGCAAAGCGGTTTAAGTTTGATTTCAACACACCCATCAAAAAGTTACCAAAGAAAATTCATGACATCATTTTGTATGGCTCCGGTGATGAGAAGTTGGAAATCCTTTATACTTCATCAACCGGAAGAACGGTAACATACCGCCATCGGTACAACGGTTTGCTTGCGGGACTTGAACGATATGTTGAAGAAGCAAGCACCACTACAATTCGTGAGTGGGTAGAATCATTCATGAGCAGAATTGCGTGTCCGGTTTGCAACGGTGCCCGGTTGAAAAAAGAACGATTGGCTGTGAAGTTGATTGATGCAAAGACTCATCAATCGGTGAATGTTCACCAAATAGTTACTAAATCAATTCAGAGAGCCAACAAGTTCTTCAAGGAATTGAAACTCACCGAGCGACAAATGGAAATCGCTCATCAAATCATTTATGAAATACAAACACGATTACAATTTTTACTGAATGTCGGATTGGATTATTTGACGCTTGACCGTTCTGCCCGAACGCTTTCGGGAGGAGAGTCGCAGCGCATCCGGCTTGCAACTCAAATCGGCTCGCAATTGGTCGGCGTGTTGTACATTCTTGATGAACCAAGTATCGGACTTCATCAGCGTGATAATATCAAGCTAATAAATTCGCTCAAACAACTTCGCGATTTGGGAAACTCCGTCATCGTTGTCGAACATGACAAAGAGATGATTGAAAGCGCGGACTTCGTTATTGATTTGGGACCGGGTGCAGGAGAACATGGTGGATTATTAGTTGCCTCAGGGGACCAAAAACAATTCAAAAGCCAAAAATCAAAATTAAAAAAGAATGGAGATGGAAAAGATAATCTCTCATTAACGGCTCATTATTTATTCGGGAAAAAGAAAATTGAAATCCCTGCTACTCGAAGAAAAGGGAATGGAAAATATCTTCAACTCAAACAATGTTCAGGAAATAATCTTAAATCTGTTGATGTGAATTTTCCGTTGGGGACATTCATTTGCATTACCGGCGTAAGCGGTTCGGGAAAGTCATCGCTAATTACTGAAACGTTGTACAACATCCTTTCAAGAAAGTTTTACAAATCGAAGAATGTGCCGTTGCCATATTCTTCAATTGATGGCATCAAACACATTGATAAAGTGATTGACATAGACCAGTCTCCGATTGGAAGAACGCCTCGTTCCAATCCTGCAACCTACACCGGATTGTTCACGCTTATCCGGGATTTGTACGCACAACTTCCTGAAGCAAAGATTCGCGGCTACAAAGTCGGACGGTTCAGCTTCAACGTAAAAGGCGGACGGTGTGAAGAATGTGAAGGCGATGGTCTGAGAAAAATCGAAATGAATTTTTTGCCTGATGTCTATGTGTTGTGTGAAGTCTGCAAAGGAAGGCGGTACAATCGGGAAACGCTTGAGGTGTTGTACAAAGGTAAATCAATTTCTGATGTGCTTGAAATGACCGTAACAGAAGCATTGGAATTTTTCAGTGAGATTCCGCGCATCAAACGAAAGCTGGAAACGTTGCACGATGTCGGTCTTGGTTACATTCGTCTCGGTCAGCAAGCAACCACAATTTCCGGTGGTGAAGCACAACGTGTGAAACTTTCAACCGAACTTTCGAAACTTGCAACCGGAAATACACTCTATATTCTTGATGAACCGACAACCGGCTTGCACTTTGAAGACATCCGGATGTTACTTGCAGTATTAAATAAGTTAGTTGATAAAGGGAACACGGTCATCGTCATTGAACATAATCTCGATGTCATAAAAACTGCTGATTGGGTAATTGATTTGGGACCGGAGGGCGGTGATGCGGGAGGAAGAATTGTTGCAGTAGGAACGCCGGAAGAGATTGCCGGATGCAAAGAATCCTATACAGGGTTTTATCTCAAGAAAGCATTGAAACTTTGAAACAAATTGGTAATCGTCATTCCTGCGCCAGCAGGAATCCAATCACTATTTGCTAATTGGTTTCCGCATTAAATGCGGAAT
Coding sequences within it:
- the uvrA gene encoding excinuclease ABC subunit UvrA; its protein translation is MQQNNLIVKGARVHNLKNIDVEMPREKLVVITGLSGSGKSSLAFDTIYAEGQRRYMETMSAYARQFLGGLERPDVDYIEGLSPSISIEQKSISHNPRSTVGTVTEIYDYLRLLFARVGTQFCYNCNQPVQKQSVDQIIDSVMAMKSGTKLQILAPVVRGRKGHYRELFEEILKDGYLRVRVDGETKEISEGMQVQRYKIHNIEVVVDRIVLEKDLRSRVAESIETALELGEGSVIVHDGKDEQLYSKLLACVRCGISYEELAPNSFSFNSPYGACPDCNGLGEKREFDINLIIPDYSLTIAEGGIEPLGKPRETWLWSQLRAVAKRFKFDFNTPIKKLPKKIHDIILYGSGDEKLEILYTSSTGRTVTYRHRYNGLLAGLERYVEEASTTTIREWVESFMSRIACPVCNGARLKKERLAVKLIDAKTHQSVNVHQIVTKSIQRANKFFKELKLTERQMEIAHQIIYEIQTRLQFLLNVGLDYLTLDRSARTLSGGESQRIRLATQIGSQLVGVLYILDEPSIGLHQRDNIKLINSLKQLRDLGNSVIVVEHDKEMIESADFVIDLGPGAGEHGGLLVASGDQKQFKSQKSKLKKNGDGKDNLSLTAHYLFGKKKIEIPATRRKGNGKYLQLKQCSGNNLKSVDVNFPLGTFICITGVSGSGKSSLITETLYNILSRKFYKSKNVPLPYSSIDGIKHIDKVIDIDQSPIGRTPRSNPATYTGLFTLIRDLYAQLPEAKIRGYKVGRFSFNVKGGRCEECEGDGLRKIEMNFLPDVYVLCEVCKGRRYNRETLEVLYKGKSISDVLEMTVTEALEFFSEIPRIKRKLETLHDVGLGYIRLGQQATTISGGEAQRVKLSTELSKLATGNTLYILDEPTTGLHFEDIRMLLAVLNKLVDKGNTVIVIEHNLDVIKTADWVIDLGPEGGDAGGRIVAVGTPEEIAGCKESYTGFYLKKALKL